Part of the Neorhodopirellula lusitana genome is shown below.
GGTGCAGAGAATGGTAATCTCACCGGCAGCATCAGCGGGTGGCGGTCAGGGCATCGTTTTGGTTCCTTGGAAAGCAGTTTCCAGAAAGATGACGACGGAAAACTACTCCGTTGACCAAAATGACACCCCCGTGATTACTTTCCAAAGTCTAGAGACTGCGGCTACTCCGCGATCGGATCAACGGAGATGACCGTAGAACCATCCGGCAGCACCATTCCTGGACGCAAGTCCGCAGTCGCTGGGTCAATCGGCGCATTCGTGGTTGCTGAAACGGAACTGCTTCCATAGCCGGCTTGATATTCTGTGCTCAAAGGAGCCATATAAGTCGCCGATGGAACCGCGTAAGTTGTCGACGGGTAGCTTGAATAGCCGCGGTAGCCAAACGAGTAACTGGAGGCATTTGGATAGCCGAAGCCCAGACTGTTGTAACCCATTCCATAGCCGCCGTAGCCGTATCCATAGGGATAGCCACCACCGATCGACAAGCTCAAACCGGGGCGAGAGTATCGGTAAGAAGACCCGAAGTTGGAGTGGTTACGGCCCGGATGACCGCTGTGTGAAACGCCCGGCGAACCGCCGCCCCTGTGAAAGCTGCCGCCACGCACGGGCCCGCCACCCATGTGAGCGCTCCCACGGCCCGGGCTTCCTCCTGCGTGACCACCTCCTGCGTGGCCGCCTCCACCGTGGCCGCCTCCACCTCCATGATGTTGAGCCATGGCAACCGATGTCCCCGAGGCGTAAAGGATGAACATAGACGCGAACAAACCTAGTCGAAGGCTTTGCAAGAACATGGGAAGTCTCCTCTGCGAATCACGCAGTGCAAATGGGATCGGTAACGCATCACCGGAAGATGGTCCGGTCGAACCGTTAGCCAAAGTCACCAGACGCTCTGGATGCAGCAATCAGCTTTCCAAGCCTGGTTAACGTGCTTACCCAGTGCATATGTCGTACCATTGACGAAGCAGCCGCCCAACTGAAAGACAATGGAGCGATCTGGTCCGTAACGGCTAGTTCTAGCTGGCTGGGCATTCGCTGGCAGTGCCAGAATCGGGCGGGGCAAAAGGGGCACCAACCTATTGGGAGTTCTGGGAGAACTTGCGTGAGCACCCTCTCTTTCTCAAGCTTGACTCCAGGTTGTGCTTTCAAGCTGCGGATTCAACCTATTCTATGTCTCTATAAGGTTGACTTTGGCGAATGGCTCGCCGAGGTGGCTCCTGCTCCTTTTGGCCGAGCGGTCGAGTGACCCGTTCAGCCCATTTTGGCAATCGAGGAATTGGCCGAGGTGCCAGTTTGACAGCGTGCTTTCCACCTCACCAATGATGCAAGCTACCGAATATCGTATGCGACCGTTGATCGTCATTGCGAGATACGCTGCAAGGCGTTGCTTACTTCTGGGGGGGCGCCGGGAGGGATTCTTTGGTCTTCTGAATTGCGGTTGGGATGTCAGTGCAGGCGACATCAAGGCCCAGGCCTATCGCGAGGTAGTAGTCCTCGACTCGGTGACCGGGCCAGCCGTTGACTTTGTAGCCTAGTTCTTGAGCCTTCTTCACCATGTCGCGTGAGGTGCCGGTGATTCGGCAGGCGATATGCGTTGCTTGCAGACGTTTGGCTCGCTCGATGAATTCTTCGGAGAGCGGTTGGCTGGCGATGATCGCAGTCGGCCAATCGGCATCGAGTTGTCGCATCGTGACCAGAGGACGCTCGTCAAAGGAGGTGAAGAGGTAGTCCGATCCTGCCGGTTTGTACTGCTTGGCAAACGCATGCAGTTTCTGGCAATACTCGGCGACCCGTGCATCAGGATACAAATCCTTGTTCTTGGTCTTCATCTCCAGTTCCAAGTACACGCCCGGCTTGTCTTCGAAGTACTGCAGGAATTCTTCGAGCAACAGAAACGATTGGCCTTGTTTGGTTCGCACGCTGTTTAGTTCAGACGCTAGCTTGTTTTCAACTGGGCCGCTGGCATCATGCGTTCGGTCGAGGGTGTCGTCGTGCAGTAAAACCAATACGCCATCCTTGGTCATCCGGATGTCGGTTTCGAACCCCCGAATGCCTCGCTCGTAACAAGCCTGAAAGCCCTCCATGGTGTTCTCTTCGTACTCATGAGCGCCGCCACGATGGGCCAGAATCAAAGGCAACTGAGCCGTGTCATCCGCGTGGCAGTTCCAGCTCAACGTCAGCCCGGCAAGCAGTTGGCACATCAACACACAACGGAACATCAGCATCCGATTCATTTCAATAGGACGAGGGGAGAAGTTTGATCGCGAACCAAAATCTAGCTTGCATGAGGAGACGGGTTCAACCGGTTCGATCGGAGTTCAGCGTCGTAAAACGCGGCACCCTTGGATGAAGTCTTGATGAAGAACGTTGATCCAGTGTGGCATAGGCCTCCGGCTTGTGGTTGGCATGGAAGGGAATGGTCCATCACGTGCTGGAAGCTGAAGCCACTGGAAGCGGGATGCTGGTGGATTGCTTTTCACCGCACGGGTGAGCTGGCCGGCGGGGGCGGATGACCGAGGCCGCGATCGAGGGAGACATGCAACCATGGCAAATCAGTTTCTAGCCAACGCTCACGACCGTCTTGGACAGGTCGCTGGTGCAGCAGTTGATCAGCATCGCTAGTGAATTGTGCA
Proteins encoded:
- a CDS encoding glycerophosphodiester phosphodiesterase; this translates as MNRMLMFRCVLMCQLLAGLTLSWNCHADDTAQLPLILAHRGGAHEYEENTMEGFQACYERGIRGFETDIRMTKDGVLVLLHDDTLDRTHDASGPVENKLASELNSVRTKQGQSFLLLEEFLQYFEDKPGVYLELEMKTKNKDLYPDARVAEYCQKLHAFAKQYKPAGSDYLFTSFDERPLVTMRQLDADWPTAIIASQPLSEEFIERAKRLQATHIACRITGTSRDMVKKAQELGYKVNGWPGHRVEDYYLAIGLGLDVACTDIPTAIQKTKESLPAPPQK